In one Pseudomonas fitomaticsae genomic region, the following are encoded:
- a CDS encoding acetyl/propionyl/methylcrotonyl-CoA carboxylase subunit alpha — protein MPALHKILIANRGEIACRIQRTAQALGYRTIAVFSDADADALHVQMADQAVNIGPAPVQQSYLNIPAILDAARRSGADAIHPGYGFLSENAEFARACEQAGLTFIGPSVEAIELMGSKRQSKIAMLAAGVPCIAGYQGAEQDDATLTREAERIGYPLMIKASAGGGGRGMRLVHHAEELAAQLRTARSEALNGFGSDELILEQALIEPRHVEVQLFGDHHGNLIYLGERDCSIQRRHQKVIEEAPCPVMTEELRQAMGEAALKAGRAVNYVGAGTVEFLLDADGRFYFLEMNTRLQVEHPVTELITGLDLVAWQLSVAEGQPLPLSQAQVKLDGHAMEVRLYAEDPAQGFLPQTGRVEAWAPALDRGARIDHGLIEGQSVSPFYDPMLGKLIAHGATREEARRKLLCAVQDSVLLGVQSNQRLLASLLQHPQFISGEFGTGFIPQHFADHDCLHTYSPSAEELAIATVLFYQSAAQQHGAPLSGWRNNAGATLLYRIGLDARDWNVQLRASLDNVFEVQVAERVIQLKRVEHTAGDITLEIDGLRQRHAYRLRDEQLWLFTHPGSLHLVDRTHAVIDSQTSVSSGTLKAPMDGAIIDVLVSEGSPVSKGQLLVVLEAMKMEHPLKAGIDGVLKRVQVKVGDQVKNRQVLLQVE, from the coding sequence ATGCCCGCCCTCCACAAAATCCTGATCGCCAACCGCGGTGAAATCGCCTGCCGCATCCAGCGCACCGCCCAGGCCCTCGGCTATCGCACGATCGCCGTTTTCAGCGACGCCGACGCCGACGCATTGCACGTGCAAATGGCCGATCAAGCGGTGAACATCGGCCCGGCGCCGGTGCAGCAGTCCTACCTGAACATCCCGGCGATCCTCGACGCCGCCCGGCGCAGCGGTGCCGACGCGATCCATCCCGGCTACGGTTTCCTCTCGGAAAATGCCGAATTCGCCCGGGCTTGCGAACAGGCCGGCCTGACGTTTATCGGCCCCAGCGTCGAAGCCATTGAACTGATGGGCAGCAAACGTCAGTCGAAAATCGCCATGCTCGCCGCCGGTGTGCCGTGCATCGCCGGCTATCAAGGCGCCGAGCAGGACGATGCGACTCTGACCCGTGAAGCCGAACGCATCGGCTATCCGTTGATGATCAAGGCCAGCGCCGGCGGTGGCGGGCGCGGAATGCGCCTCGTGCACCACGCCGAGGAGCTGGCGGCGCAATTGCGCACGGCCCGCTCGGAAGCCTTGAACGGTTTCGGCAGCGACGAACTGATTCTCGAACAGGCATTGATCGAACCGCGCCATGTCGAAGTGCAGCTGTTCGGCGATCATCACGGCAACCTGATCTACCTCGGTGAACGCGACTGTTCGATTCAGCGCCGTCACCAGAAAGTCATCGAAGAGGCACCGTGTCCGGTGATGACCGAAGAACTGCGCCAGGCGATGGGCGAAGCGGCGCTCAAGGCCGGGCGGGCGGTGAACTATGTCGGCGCCGGCACTGTGGAGTTTTTGCTTGATGCCGATGGCCGATTTTACTTTCTGGAGATGAACACCCGGTTGCAGGTCGAGCACCCGGTGACTGAATTGATTACCGGGCTGGATCTGGTGGCGTGGCAGCTTTCGGTTGCCGAGGGCCAGCCTCTGCCGCTGTCGCAAGCGCAGGTCAAACTCGATGGCCACGCGATGGAAGTGCGCCTCTACGCCGAAGATCCGGCCCAGGGTTTTCTTCCGCAGACCGGGCGTGTCGAAGCCTGGGCACCGGCACTGGATCGCGGTGCGCGGATCGATCACGGGCTGATCGAAGGCCAGTCGGTCTCACCGTTCTACGACCCGATGCTCGGCAAACTGATCGCCCACGGCGCAACCCGTGAAGAGGCCCGGCGCAAACTGCTGTGTGCGGTGCAGGACAGCGTGTTGCTGGGCGTGCAGAGCAATCAGCGGTTGCTCGCCAGCCTGTTGCAGCATCCGCAATTCATCAGCGGTGAGTTTGGCACCGGCTTCATCCCGCAGCACTTCGCAGATCACGATTGCCTGCACACCTATTCGCCCAGTGCCGAAGAGCTGGCCATCGCGACGGTGCTGTTTTACCAATCCGCCGCGCAGCAACACGGCGCCCCTTTGTCCGGATGGCGCAACAATGCCGGTGCGACGCTGCTTTATCGCATCGGTCTCGACGCCCGCGACTGGAACGTGCAACTGCGCGCCAGTCTGGACAACGTGTTTGAAGTGCAGGTCGCGGAACGTGTCATCCAACTCAAACGGGTCGAGCACACCGCAGGGGACATCACGCTGGAGATCGACGGCCTGCGCCAACGCCATGCCTATCGCCTGCGCGACGAGCAGCTCTGGCTGTTCACCCACCCCGGCAGCCTGCACCTGGTGGATCGAACTCACGCGGTGATCGACAGTCAGACCAGCGTCAGTTCCGGCACGTTGAAAGCCCCGATGGATGGCGCCATCATCGATGTGCTCGTCAGCGAAGGCAGCCCGGTCAGCAAGGGCCAGCTGCTGGTGGTGCTGGAAGCGATGAAAATGGAGCACCCGCTCAAGGCCGGCATCGACGGCGTCCTCAAGCGGGTGCAGGTCAAGGTCGGCGATCAGGTAAAAAATCGTCAGGTTCTGTTGCAGGTCGAGTAG
- a CDS encoding exonuclease domain-containing protein, with product MPHWLVIDLEATTDEGGWPVTEMEIIEIGATLVDRAGREQDHFQRFVKPTRRPLLTPFCRELTHITQANIDAAQPLSDVWPAFERWLGQHQTRLEGWASWGDYDRKQLLQEWQRLQLDSALSRVPHMNLKQRFAKARRLERPLGLNGALQLAGMQFTGQQHRALEDARNTARLLPLVLPL from the coding sequence ATGCCCCATTGGCTGGTCATAGATCTGGAAGCCACCACCGATGAGGGTGGCTGGCCGGTTACGGAAATGGAGATCATCGAGATCGGCGCGACCCTGGTGGATCGCGCCGGTCGCGAGCAGGATCACTTCCAGCGCTTCGTCAAACCGACGCGGCGCCCCTTGTTGACGCCGTTTTGCCGCGAGCTCACGCACATCACCCAGGCCAACATCGACGCGGCACAGCCGTTGAGCGACGTCTGGCCGGCCTTCGAGCGCTGGCTCGGTCAGCACCAGACACGCCTTGAAGGCTGGGCCAGCTGGGGCGATTACGACCGCAAACAGTTGCTTCAGGAATGGCAGCGCCTGCAACTCGACAGCGCCCTGAGCCGGGTGCCGCACATGAACCTCAAACAGCGCTTTGCCAAGGCCCGACGCCTCGAACGGCCGCTGGGCCTCAATGGCGCGCTGCAACTGGCGGGCATGCAGTTCACCGGCCAGCAGCACCGGGCGCTGGAAGATGCGCGCAATACCGCCCGATTATTGCCATTGGTGCTGCCGCTCTAG
- the ppnP gene encoding pyrimidine/purine nucleoside phosphorylase — protein MFKVNEYFDGTVKSIAFGTAEGPATIGVMAPGEYEFGTSQREIMHVVSGALTVKLPDSSDWETFAAGSQFNVPANSKFQLKVAVDTAYLCEYRG, from the coding sequence ATGTTTAAAGTCAACGAGTACTTCGACGGCACCGTCAAGTCGATCGCTTTTGGCACTGCTGAAGGCCCTGCGACCATCGGCGTCATGGCCCCGGGCGAATACGAATTCGGCACCAGCCAGCGTGAAATCATGCACGTGGTCTCGGGCGCACTGACCGTCAAACTGCCAGACAGCAGCGACTGGGAAACTTTCGCTGCGGGCAGCCAGTTCAACGTGCCAGCCAACAGCAAGTTCCAGCTGAAAGTGGCCGTCGACACCGCTTACCTGTGCGAGTACCGCGGCTGA
- a CDS encoding MOSC domain-containing protein yields MLRLSALYRYPLKSAKGEVLQGIGLDKLGLEGDRRWMLVDEASGRFLTQRAEAKMSQLSALWNASGGLTLSAPGHSAIDVALPGSDDDLRGVTIWRDTLRVPDAGEEAARWVSDFIGKPTRLVQVPLDRARTTQAGYGNDDDQVAFADGFPLLLIGEASLQHLSQEVGRPLEMLRFRPNLVIEGSDAYAEDGWKRIRIGDVEFRVVKSCSRCILTTIDPQTGERSADREPLATLQKTRAQADGAMFGQNLVNDGNGRLEVGMPVEILE; encoded by the coding sequence ATGCTGCGTCTGAGCGCGCTTTATCGTTACCCGTTGAAATCCGCCAAGGGCGAGGTCCTGCAAGGGATCGGCCTGGACAAACTGGGGCTTGAGGGCGACCGACGCTGGATGCTGGTGGACGAGGCCAGCGGGCGGTTCCTGACCCAGCGTGCCGAAGCGAAAATGAGTCAGTTGTCGGCACTTTGGAATGCCAGCGGCGGCCTGACGCTCAGCGCGCCGGGTCATTCGGCAATCGATGTCGCCTTGCCCGGCAGCGACGACGACCTGCGTGGCGTGACCATCTGGCGCGATACCTTGCGCGTACCGGATGCCGGTGAAGAGGCGGCCCGCTGGGTCAGCGATTTTATCGGCAAGCCGACCCGACTGGTGCAAGTGCCGCTGGATCGCGCCCGGACGACCCAGGCCGGGTACGGCAACGATGACGACCAAGTGGCATTCGCCGATGGTTTCCCGCTGCTGTTGATTGGCGAGGCATCGCTCCAACATTTGTCGCAGGAAGTCGGGCGACCTTTGGAAATGCTGCGGTTCCGGCCGAATCTGGTGATCGAAGGCAGTGATGCTTACGCCGAGGATGGCTGGAAGCGGATCCGCATCGGTGATGTCGAGTTTCGTGTGGTCAAGTCCTGCTCGCGGTGCATTCTCACCACCATCGATCCGCAGACCGGTGAGCGCAGCGCTGACCGCGAACCACTGGCAACCCTGCAGAAAACCCGTGCCCAGGCAGACGGCGCGATGTTCGGTCAGAACCTGGTCAACGACGGCAACGGCCGGCTTGAAGTCGGCATGCCGGTGGAAATCCTCGAATAA
- a CDS encoding chemotaxis protein CheV encodes MAGILDTVDQRTQLVGENRLEILMFRLAGRQLFAINVFKVQEVLQLPKLTLMPQRHPFVCGVVNLRGQTLPVIDLSQAIGMRPLVPGPNSTIIVTEYNRSVQAFLVGGVDRIVNMNWEAILPPPTSAGRQHYLTAISKVDDQLVEIIDVEKVLAEIVPYNAKVSRDKLDDPVLERARGREVLLVDDSNVALSQLRDTLGQLGVKMHIASDGLKALNLLKAWADTGVNMTDKLLMVFTDAEMPEMDGYRLTTEIRNDPRLRGLYVVLHTSLSGSFNDSMVKKVGCDNFLSKFQPDKLVDVVRQRLMLDEVPA; translated from the coding sequence ATGGCCGGCATTCTCGACACGGTAGACCAACGCACGCAACTGGTGGGTGAGAATCGCCTGGAAATTCTCATGTTTCGACTGGCCGGGCGCCAATTGTTCGCGATCAACGTGTTCAAGGTTCAGGAAGTCCTGCAGTTGCCGAAGCTGACCCTGATGCCCCAGCGTCACCCGTTTGTCTGCGGTGTGGTCAATTTGCGCGGCCAGACGCTGCCGGTGATCGACCTGTCCCAGGCGATCGGCATGCGCCCGCTGGTGCCGGGCCCGAACAGCACCATCATCGTCACTGAATACAACCGTTCGGTACAGGCGTTCCTCGTCGGTGGCGTGGACCGCATTGTCAACATGAACTGGGAAGCCATCCTGCCGCCGCCGACCAGCGCCGGTCGCCAGCATTACCTGACGGCCATCAGCAAGGTCGACGATCAACTGGTGGAAATCATCGACGTCGAGAAAGTCCTCGCCGAAATCGTGCCGTACAACGCCAAGGTTTCGCGCGACAAACTGGACGATCCGGTGCTCGAACGCGCCCGTGGCCGCGAAGTGTTGCTGGTGGACGACTCCAACGTGGCGCTCTCGCAATTGCGCGACACCCTCGGTCAGTTGGGCGTGAAGATGCACATCGCCAGCGATGGTCTGAAAGCCCTGAACCTGCTCAAGGCCTGGGCCGACACCGGAGTGAACATGACCGACAAACTGCTGATGGTGTTCACTGACGCGGAAATGCCGGAAATGGACGGTTACCGCCTGACCACCGAAATCCGCAACGACCCGCGCCTGCGTGGCCTGTACGTGGTATTGCACACCTCGCTGTCCGGCAGTTTCAACGACTCGATGGTGAAGAAGGTCGGGTGCGACAACTTCCTCTCCAAGTTCCAGCCGGACAAACTGGTCGATGTGGTCCGCCAGCGTCTGATGCTCGACGAAGTGCCGGCCTGA
- a CDS encoding sensor histidine kinase, translated as MYASLKSITTWPPSRENARRFTLLLCTASALGSLLSYGVSAPLSLGLLLINVAAAGCVWTQHRLSRKSIKFQPQELADRLLEVQENERHRLSRELHDDIGQLLTAAKLQSEWLKRRLPADMQEHCSVLCETLEETLNKVRDVSAILNPRQLTSLGLEASLRAHLLKVLTNTSVHWSLDCQQRLNGIPEEMAVAAFRITQEAVTNILRHAQAKNLLIRVQRLPQGLTLLISDDGLGFSPAVNPGREGQRGMAGMAERIEQLGGTLSVTSEPGKGTQIEALFPWAPRALERASTNKVMR; from the coding sequence ATGTACGCCAGCCTCAAGTCAATCACCACATGGCCTCCCTCCCGAGAAAATGCCCGCAGGTTCACACTCCTGCTGTGCACGGCTTCGGCCTTGGGCAGTCTGTTGAGCTATGGCGTCTCTGCGCCGCTGTCGCTCGGCCTGCTGCTGATCAACGTGGCGGCCGCCGGCTGCGTCTGGACGCAACATCGTCTATCGCGCAAATCCATCAAATTCCAGCCTCAGGAGCTGGCCGACCGTTTACTTGAAGTCCAGGAAAACGAGCGCCATCGCCTGAGTCGCGAACTGCATGACGATATTGGCCAGTTGCTGACCGCCGCCAAGCTGCAAAGCGAATGGCTCAAGCGTCGCTTGCCCGCGGACATGCAGGAACACTGTTCAGTACTTTGCGAGACTCTCGAAGAAACTCTCAACAAGGTTCGCGACGTTTCGGCCATTCTCAACCCGCGGCAACTGACCAGCCTTGGTCTGGAAGCGAGCCTGCGTGCACACCTGCTCAAGGTATTGACCAACACTTCGGTGCACTGGAGTCTGGACTGCCAGCAGCGTCTGAATGGAATCCCCGAAGAAATGGCCGTCGCCGCCTTTCGCATCACTCAGGAAGCAGTGACCAACATCCTTCGCCATGCGCAGGCCAAAAACCTGTTGATTCGCGTGCAACGCCTGCCACAGGGCCTGACTCTGCTGATCAGCGATGATGGCCTGGGCTTTTCCCCGGCGGTGAATCCGGGTCGAGAAGGACAGCGGGGCATGGCCGGGATGGCCGAACGCATCGAACAATTGGGCGGCACACTGAGCGTGACCAGCGAGCCGGGCAAAGGTACTCAAATCGAAGCACTATTCCCCTGGGCGCCCCGGGCACTCGAGCGGGCCAGTACGAATAAGGTTATGCGTTGA
- a CDS encoding response regulator transcription factor — protein MTCNLLLVDDHSLIRAGVRALVLDIPGYAVIGEANDGSQLLEMVELLSPDIVLLDISMKETSGLEALQRLRRVRPHAKVLILSMHTDPALIMQALESGAHGYLLKDTTATELEHALEALRNNERYLSPAIAHTVINQALTRNLKQQPEVAESHNLTARQLEILRLIVRGKSTREIANGLGLSIKTVETHRSQIMKRLQIYDVAGLVLFAVREQIISLDD, from the coding sequence TTGACTTGTAACTTACTTCTGGTGGATGACCACTCGCTGATCAGGGCCGGCGTGCGCGCCCTGGTGCTGGATATTCCCGGTTATGCGGTAATCGGCGAGGCCAATGACGGCTCGCAGTTGCTCGAAATGGTCGAGCTGCTGTCTCCCGATATCGTATTGCTGGACATTTCCATGAAAGAAACCAGCGGTCTGGAAGCCCTCCAGCGGCTCAGACGAGTGCGCCCACACGCCAAAGTGCTGATTCTGTCGATGCACACCGACCCCGCGCTCATCATGCAGGCGCTGGAGTCCGGTGCGCACGGTTACCTGCTCAAGGACACCACGGCCACCGAGCTCGAACATGCACTGGAGGCGCTGCGCAACAACGAGCGCTATTTGAGCCCGGCCATCGCCCACACCGTGATCAATCAGGCGTTGACCCGCAATCTGAAGCAACAGCCGGAAGTCGCCGAGTCGCACAACCTGACGGCACGCCAGCTGGAAATCCTGCGTTTGATCGTGCGCGGCAAGTCCACGCGGGAAATCGCCAATGGCCTGGGCTTGAGCATCAAGACGGTGGAAACCCACCGCTCGCAGATCATGAAACGCCTGCAGATCTACGATGTGGCGGGCCTGGTGCTGTTTGCCGTGCGCGAACAGATCATCAGTCTGGACGACTGA
- the yegS gene encoding lipid kinase YegS — protein sequence MSERKALLILHGKQALNEVVRAAVEDKRKQGWELAVRLTWEAGDAQRLVEEALAAGYRQIIAGGGDGTLRDIAEALAAVPGKASLVLLPLGTANDFSRAAAIPLEPGEALELLEAPAHDIDLGEVGGQIFLNMATGGFGSQVTANTSEDLKKVLGGAAYLFTGLSRFSELHAAYGELQGPDFHWRGELLALGIGNGRQAGGGHVLCPQALVDDGLLDISILPAPQELVGTLKNLLSDGFGIDNMFVRTRLPWVEIKVAEGLCINLDGEPLEGDSLRFVARPGALRVHLPKDSPLLSTTPRLSRPD from the coding sequence ATGAGTGAACGCAAGGCATTGTTGATTCTGCATGGCAAGCAGGCACTCAACGAGGTGGTTCGGGCTGCTGTCGAGGACAAGCGCAAGCAGGGCTGGGAGCTGGCGGTCCGTCTGACCTGGGAGGCCGGCGATGCGCAGCGACTGGTGGAGGAGGCGCTGGCGGCGGGATACCGTCAGATCATCGCCGGCGGTGGAGACGGCACCCTGCGCGATATCGCCGAAGCACTGGCGGCAGTGCCGGGCAAGGCCAGTCTGGTGCTGTTGCCGCTGGGAACCGCCAACGATTTTTCCCGCGCGGCGGCTATTCCGCTGGAGCCGGGCGAAGCGCTCGAATTGCTTGAGGCACCCGCCCATGACATTGATCTGGGTGAAGTCGGCGGGCAGATCTTCCTGAACATGGCCACCGGTGGGTTCGGCAGCCAGGTGACGGCCAACACGTCGGAAGATCTCAAAAAAGTGTTGGGCGGCGCGGCTTACCTGTTCACCGGTTTATCGCGGTTCAGCGAGCTGCATGCCGCCTACGGCGAATTGCAGGGGCCGGACTTTCACTGGCGTGGCGAGCTGCTGGCGCTGGGGATTGGCAATGGCCGACAGGCCGGTGGCGGACATGTGTTGTGCCCGCAAGCGCTGGTGGACGACGGCCTTCTGGATATCAGTATCCTGCCAGCCCCGCAGGAGCTGGTTGGCACGCTGAAGAATCTGCTCAGCGACGGGTTCGGCATCGACAACATGTTCGTGCGCACCCGCTTGCCATGGGTTGAAATCAAGGTCGCTGAAGGGCTTTGCATCAATCTCGACGGTGAGCCACTGGAGGGCGACAGTCTGCGGTTTGTGGCGCGTCCGGGAGCGTTGCGCGTGCATTTGCCCAAGGACTCGCCGCTGTTGAGCACAACGCCCCGACTCAGTCGTCCAGACTGA
- a CDS encoding molybdopterin molybdotransferase MoeA — protein sequence MNPVGKPGKTGTLMPVEEALARLLEMAERSRIVESEFLPLAQVQGRVLAQDLISTLDLPPWPNSAMDGYALNLADWTGEPLPVSQKVFAGQAPEPLKPGTCARIFTGAPVPAGADCVEMQENAEIHADERVSFTETMVAGQNIRPQGQETTVGELVLAAGTRLGPIEQGLAASLGCAGFEVVRRGRVAVLSTGDELVEPGTTLGPGQIYNSNRVLLCNWLQRLGCEVVDAGILPDDLPTTRARLGELQDVDLILSTGGVSVGEADFLGIALREEGELTLWKLAIKPGKPLTVGHFRGVPVIGLPGNPASTLVTFALLTRPYLLRRQGVQDVEPLKFSVPAGFVWPQAGNRREFLRGRLEQGQAVIYRNQSSGVLRSAAWAEGLVEVQEGRVLAKGDHVPFIPLSELLG from the coding sequence GTGAATCCCGTGGGTAAGCCGGGCAAGACCGGCACTCTGATGCCTGTTGAAGAGGCATTGGCGCGTTTGCTGGAAATGGCGGAGCGCTCGCGGATTGTCGAGAGCGAGTTTCTGCCTCTGGCTCAGGTTCAGGGGCGGGTGCTGGCGCAGGATCTGATTTCGACGCTGGATCTGCCGCCATGGCCGAACAGCGCCATGGACGGTTATGCCTTGAATCTGGCTGACTGGACCGGCGAACCGTTGCCGGTCAGTCAGAAAGTCTTCGCCGGGCAGGCACCGGAACCCTTGAAGCCAGGCACCTGCGCACGGATCTTTACCGGTGCGCCGGTACCTGCCGGTGCTGATTGTGTCGAGATGCAGGAAAACGCCGAGATTCATGCCGACGAGCGTGTGAGTTTCACAGAGACGATGGTCGCCGGGCAGAACATTCGCCCGCAAGGCCAGGAAACGACAGTCGGTGAGTTGGTCCTGGCCGCTGGAACACGGCTCGGTCCGATCGAGCAGGGGTTGGCTGCATCACTGGGTTGCGCAGGGTTCGAGGTGGTTCGCCGGGGTCGTGTGGCGGTGCTGTCCACCGGGGACGAGTTGGTCGAGCCGGGCACGACACTGGGGCCGGGACAGATCTACAACAGCAACCGGGTATTGTTGTGCAACTGGTTGCAGCGACTCGGATGTGAAGTGGTGGATGCCGGTATTCTGCCTGATGACCTGCCTACCACCCGTGCGCGACTGGGGGAACTTCAGGATGTAGACCTGATTCTTTCAACCGGTGGCGTATCGGTCGGGGAAGCGGACTTCCTCGGAATCGCGTTGAGGGAAGAGGGCGAGTTGACACTCTGGAAGCTGGCAATCAAACCCGGCAAGCCGCTGACGGTCGGGCATTTTCGCGGTGTTCCGGTGATTGGATTGCCGGGCAATCCTGCCTCGACGCTGGTGACCTTTGCCTTGTTGACTCGACCTTATCTGTTGCGTCGCCAGGGTGTGCAGGATGTCGAGCCGCTGAAGTTTTCGGTGCCCGCAGGATTTGTCTGGCCCCAGGCCGGTAACCGCCGTGAGTTTCTGCGCGGGCGTCTGGAGCAGGGGCAAGCGGTTATCTACCGTAACCAGAGTTCGGGCGTCCTGCGCAGCGCTGCCTGGGCCGAGGGGCTGGTGGAGGTGCAGGAAGGCCGAGTCCTGGCCAAGGGAGACCACGTGCCGTTCATTCCACTCAGTGAGCTGCTCGGTTGA
- the moaB gene encoding molybdenum cofactor biosynthesis protein B has translation MKAKADVPFVPLNIAVLTVSDTRTLETDTSGQVFVDRLTAAGHHLAQRVLLKDDLYKIRAQVAHWIAEDVVQVVLITGGTGFTGRDSTPEAVACLLDKQVDGFGELFRQISVADIGTSTVQSRALAGLANGTLVCCLPGSTNAVRTGWDGILAEQLDSRHRPCNFVTHLKQAAPCESRG, from the coding sequence ATGAAAGCCAAGGCTGATGTACCTTTCGTGCCGCTCAATATCGCGGTACTGACGGTCAGCGACACCCGCACCCTGGAAACCGATACCTCCGGCCAGGTCTTCGTCGACCGTCTGACGGCCGCTGGCCACCATCTGGCGCAACGAGTGCTGCTCAAAGATGACCTGTACAAGATTCGTGCGCAAGTCGCTCACTGGATTGCCGAAGACGTCGTGCAAGTGGTGCTGATTACCGGTGGTACCGGTTTTACCGGCCGCGACAGCACCCCTGAAGCGGTCGCGTGCTTGCTGGACAAGCAGGTCGATGGTTTTGGTGAGCTGTTCCGCCAGATATCGGTGGCCGACATCGGCACCTCCACCGTGCAATCCAGAGCCTTGGCGGGATTGGCCAATGGCACGCTGGTCTGCTGCCTGCCAGGCTCGACCAACGCAGTGCGCACCGGTTGGGATGGCATCCTCGCCGAGCAATTGGACTCACGCCACCGCCCGTGCAATTTCGTCACTCATTTGAAACAGGCGGCGCCTTGTGAATCCCGTGGGTAA
- the mobA gene encoding molybdenum cofactor guanylyltransferase MobA, whose amino-acid sequence MTLNTPLPPCSILLLAGGRGQRMGGQDKGLVEWHGEPLIAHLHRKVRPLTDDLIISCNRNRDRYAPFADQLVSDDEEDFPGPLAGIRAGLNAARHGHLLVLPCDVPRINLALLHSMREAASLNSEKPLMLRHDDHWEPLLCVIPVALLPAFENAWNAGERSPGRVMRNLDAQALVCPDNDPRLANLNTPELLSSHNTVSD is encoded by the coding sequence ATGACTTTGAACACGCCATTACCACCCTGCTCCATTCTGTTGCTGGCAGGTGGGCGCGGCCAGCGAATGGGTGGCCAGGACAAGGGACTTGTGGAATGGCACGGTGAACCGCTGATCGCGCATCTACATCGCAAGGTTCGGCCGTTGACGGATGACTTGATCATCTCCTGCAACCGTAATCGTGATCGCTATGCGCCGTTCGCCGACCAGTTGGTGAGCGATGACGAGGAGGATTTTCCCGGACCATTGGCCGGTATTCGCGCCGGCTTGAACGCCGCGCGCCACGGCCATCTGCTGGTACTGCCCTGCGATGTCCCGCGCATCAATCTTGCGCTGCTGCACAGCATGCGCGAGGCGGCCAGTCTGAATTCTGAAAAACCTTTAATGTTGCGACATGACGATCATTGGGAACCGCTGCTTTGCGTCATCCCGGTGGCGCTTCTGCCCGCGTTCGAAAACGCCTGGAACGCAGGAGAACGCAGCCCCGGCCGGGTGATGCGCAATCTTGATGCCCAGGCCCTGGTTTGCCCTGACAACGATCCACGCCTGGCCAATCTCAACACCCCTGAACTGTTGAGTTCGCACAACACTGTGTCAGACTGA
- a CDS encoding YgdI/YgdR family lipoprotein, which translates to MTQRTLATFMLALGLATLAGCASPTVITLNDGREIQAVDAPKYDEDSGFYEFEQLDGKHTRINKDQIRTVKEL; encoded by the coding sequence ATGACTCAACGGACCCTCGCCACTTTCATGCTCGCACTGGGCCTCGCCACCCTCGCCGGTTGCGCTTCGCCAACAGTGATCACCTTGAATGACGGTCGCGAAATCCAGGCTGTCGACGCCCCTAAGTATGATGAAGATTCGGGCTTCTACGAGTTCGAACAACTGGACGGCAAACACACCCGCATCAACAAGGATCAGATCCGTACTGTCAAAGAGCTGTAA
- a CDS encoding pseudouridine synthase, with amino-acid sequence MSSTPTFSAAQNQASTLYLPPGSWRTVLDCLCEHFSAIGRDQWLDRIARGRVLDGQGQPIALDLPYKEGLRIHYFREVPDEKPIPVVESILYADDHLVVADKPHFLPVTPAGEYVEQTLLRRLIRRLDNPHLVPLHRIDRHTAGLVIFSANPQTRSAYQSLFPTRQIEKRYEAIAAALPGLDFPLVHKSRMVDGEPFFRMQEGPGVSNTETAVEVLEKNGELWRYGLYPVTGKKHQLRVHMTALGASICNDPFYPEVLKDVEDDYANPLKLLAQGLRFIDPVTGQVREFESRIRLDW; translated from the coding sequence ATGTCCAGCACACCCACGTTTTCCGCCGCACAGAATCAGGCCAGCACGTTGTATCTGCCCCCCGGTAGCTGGCGGACAGTGCTCGATTGCCTGTGTGAGCATTTCAGTGCCATCGGGCGCGATCAATGGCTGGATCGAATCGCCCGGGGCCGGGTGCTCGATGGTCAGGGTCAGCCGATCGCGCTGGATTTGCCCTACAAGGAAGGGCTGCGCATTCACTATTTTCGTGAAGTGCCAGATGAAAAGCCGATCCCGGTGGTCGAGTCGATCCTGTATGCGGACGACCATCTGGTGGTGGCCGACAAGCCGCATTTCCTTCCGGTGACCCCGGCGGGTGAGTACGTGGAGCAGACGCTGCTTCGCCGATTGATCCGGCGCCTGGACAATCCCCATCTGGTGCCCCTGCACCGGATTGACCGGCACACGGCCGGGCTGGTGATTTTCTCCGCCAACCCACAAACGCGGTCGGCGTATCAGTCACTGTTTCCGACACGGCAAATCGAAAAACGCTATGAGGCCATTGCGGCCGCGCTGCCCGGGCTGGACTTTCCATTGGTGCACAAGAGTCGCATGGTCGACGGCGAACCATTTTTCCGAATGCAGGAAGGGCCGGGCGTAAGTAACACCGAAACGGCGGTTGAGGTTCTTGAAAAGAACGGTGAACTCTGGCGCTACGGCCTGTATCCGGTGACCGGCAAGAAGCATCAGCTGCGGGTACACATGACGGCACTCGGTGCGAGCATCTGCAATGATCCGTTTTACCCCGAAGTGCTCAAAGACGTTGAAGATGACTACGCCAATCCGCTCAAGCTCCTGGCGCAGGGGTTGCGATTCATCGACCCTGTCACGGGGCAGGTGCGCGAATTTGAAAGCCGGATCAGGCTGGACTGGTGA